In the Flavobacterium pallidum genome, one interval contains:
- a CDS encoding T9SS type A sorting domain-containing protein has protein sequence MKTTALFVLLLLPVFAAAQDIQWEQSYGGRQADYLFDVQPTADYGFILAGSSLSTASGNKADGPIGGDLDYWVWKMDERGREEWQKSFGGSGSDLLQSLKCTPDGGFILAGTSNSQKGKGKAKEGFGGNDYWVIKLNAKGEEEWQKTYGGVGQDDLITVIATRDGGYLIGGNSASSRINDGAQPLPCSKKEDSRGNMDYWIIKVDSKGEEQWQHTYGGKYADMLKSMEQTTDGGYILGGYSNSPAGIGQALSKHVTSSEKEAGNFGKGNDYWVLKLDKDGGITWQRTLGGDMDDQLFAVHQTYDKGYILGGNSNSSATGNKSKTNGDGTDFWVVKLNEQGNILWQQTYDFGKADILTSIVENEDHSFVIGGFAQSEKVKDSEGINDYILLKVSEKGDVLWDKSVGSDGEDILRKAIMTRDGGYLLAGTSNPEQVRKSARPKDKKLVNGVDTSGQLAGAEKAQKAMDDAVNEGTDKINDYYKDKVDAGANAMKEALGQKEDSRAKVGFGQAGNVLGTGHGTQSNGHNGGAAGQQRGPKQGLGASREKKTNYGGKDFWVVKLKDKNKGEEEKAKIEAFPNPAVSFTNVVIGFDFDRGTAEVYDLSGRQLQSFKIDSRTVPVNLSSYPEGIYIVKISTNKGDASMKIIKGITK, from the coding sequence ATGAAGACAACCGCCCTGTTTGTGTTGTTGCTGTTGCCTGTCTTTGCCGCTGCGCAGGACATCCAATGGGAACAGTCCTATGGCGGCCGCCAGGCCGACTATCTCTTCGATGTACAACCTACCGCCGATTATGGCTTTATCCTTGCGGGGAGTTCGCTGTCCACCGCCTCCGGCAATAAAGCCGACGGGCCCATTGGTGGCGACCTGGACTACTGGGTGTGGAAGATGGATGAGCGTGGCCGCGAAGAATGGCAAAAATCCTTCGGTGGCTCTGGCAGCGATTTATTGCAATCATTAAAATGTACCCCTGATGGCGGTTTTATACTCGCAGGCACCTCCAATTCCCAAAAGGGTAAGGGTAAAGCCAAGGAAGGTTTTGGCGGCAATGATTACTGGGTCATCAAGCTCAATGCCAAAGGCGAAGAAGAATGGCAGAAAACGTACGGCGGTGTCGGGCAGGACGATTTAATCACTGTCATTGCTACACGCGACGGCGGTTATCTGATCGGCGGCAACTCCGCTTCCTCGCGAATCAATGATGGTGCACAACCATTGCCCTGTTCCAAAAAAGAGGACAGCCGCGGCAATATGGATTACTGGATCATCAAGGTCGACAGTAAAGGCGAGGAACAATGGCAGCATACCTATGGCGGCAAATATGCAGACATGCTCAAAAGCATGGAGCAGACCACTGATGGAGGCTATATTTTAGGAGGATACTCCAACAGTCCAGCGGGTATTGGGCAGGCACTGTCAAAGCATGTAACATCAAGTGAAAAAGAAGCAGGCAACTTCGGCAAAGGAAATGACTACTGGGTACTGAAACTGGATAAGGACGGTGGTATCACATGGCAGCGCACACTGGGCGGGGATATGGACGACCAGTTGTTTGCAGTGCACCAGACTTATGATAAAGGTTATATCCTGGGCGGGAATTCGAACAGCAGCGCTACGGGAAACAAAAGTAAAACCAATGGTGACGGCACCGATTTCTGGGTGGTAAAACTCAATGAACAAGGCAATATTCTCTGGCAGCAGACCTATGATTTTGGCAAGGCGGACATCCTGACCTCCATTGTAGAAAATGAAGACCACAGCTTTGTGATTGGCGGTTTTGCACAGTCCGAGAAAGTGAAGGACAGTGAAGGCATCAACGACTACATCCTGCTCAAGGTTTCCGAAAAAGGAGACGTACTCTGGGATAAATCCGTCGGGAGTGATGGAGAGGACATCCTGCGTAAAGCCATCATGACGCGCGATGGCGGGTATTTGCTGGCAGGTACTTCAAATCCGGAACAAGTCAGGAAGTCCGCAAGACCGAAAGACAAAAAATTAGTGAACGGCGTGGATACTTCCGGACAGCTTGCCGGTGCCGAAAAAGCACAGAAAGCCATGGACGATGCTGTAAACGAAGGTACTGATAAGATAAACGATTATTATAAAGATAAAGTGGATGCCGGAGCCAATGCCATGAAAGAGGCACTGGGCCAAAAGGAGGATTCACGCGCTAAGGTGGGATTCGGCCAGGCTGGAAATGTATTGGGAACGGGACACGGAACGCAGAGTAACGGACACAATGGCGGTGCAGCCGGGCAGCAGCGAGGCCCTAAACAAGGGCTTGGCGCATCACGCGAGAAGAAAACCAACTATGGCGGCAAGGATTTCTGGGTCGTGAAATTAAAGGATAAAAATAAAGGCGAGGAAGAAAAAGCCAAAATCGAGGCATTCCCAAATCCCGCTGTATCGTTCACAAATGTGGTGATTGGTTTTGATTTTGACAGGGGCACCGCTGAGGTTTATGACTTATCCGGGCGGCAGCTGCAATCGTTTAAGATTGATAGTCGTACAGTACCGGTAAATTTATCCTCTTATCCGGAAGGGATTTATATTGTGAAGATATCTACAAACAAAGGGGATGCTTCCATGAAAATCATAAAAGGCATTACCAAATAG